CGGTTTTCAAATTCCTTCGCTACGAAAGGCCATTCATCCTCGTTTTTTTGTCCCAACGGTATCCATCCGCCCATGTCATGCAATACCCGGTGAATCAGTGGATCATCGAAAACAACGTCGACGTAGCAGCCCTTGTGACGAACCGCTTTGTCGACCTTCGCCCAGGCGATCAATGCCGCGTCTTGCGTTGATCCTTGCAGCATGCGGATGATGTCGGCAGGCTTCGGTAACCACTTCCCGGATTCCGTGTTAACCACGTGCCGGCCGAATGCTTGCGTAATCGCCGCTAGGTCGTACTGTTTCAACGCATTCCACCAAAGATCGAGAGCAAAATCATTGATTTCTTTATCGTAAAAACTGTAAACACCTACCAAGCCATCATGGAATTTTTGAAAGTCATGTTCCGTCATTTTGTGCCCTCAGTTCGGGTGGTTTCCAATTCCTCGTCGATTCTTTGTTTCGATTCAAAAGCGCATCCGCCTTGTTTTGAATCGTGCCTTGCAGCACCTTGTCCTTTGCCTGAGCTGCTTCGGTGCGCTGGCCTTCCACGATGCCCAGGACGTACTTGAACCCCTTCTGCTTGTCCTTCGCGGTCCGTGCTGCGTGCATGAATTCGTCAATCGTTGCACCGGATTCGATCAGCATCAAAAGCTTAGGGTGTGCCGGGTTTAAATCGATAATTCCAACTTTTTTGAGTTCAAGACACACGCTTGCGCCCGGTGTTGGTTCCCTACTCTGTTGGGAGGGATAGACAGTGTGTGTTATTACAGTATCTTTGGAATCAGGAATCAGAGAATCAGGAATCAGAGAATCAGCAGGGCTTGCATGGTGCTGATCATGTGCTTGCACTGTGCTTGCACTGTGCTTGCATTGTGCTTGTTCAGTTTTTGTGCTTGATTCATTGTTAACCAATGACTTAACCAGTGAATACTCACCGGTTACCATGTCATTTTTACGCGTATTTACTTTGTAATATCCGTTCTCATCAGGCAATACGCTGTCTTGTTCTCTGCCGTGCGGATTTTGGTGTTCAAGAAACTGAGGAATACTTATTACTTTTTTGTTGTCTGCCGTATACCGTTTTATAAATCCTCGACACTCTAGCTCACCAAGCAACTCGTCAATGTCGATTGTGTCAGCAGGGAAAATTGCCATTTTTATTTTTTTCGGCCTATCCTCTAATCTACCTTCTCTGTCAGCTAGCATCCATAAACCTGGAAAAATCAGGCGCGCTGCATATGAGCATTCAACCAAATCCTCGTTTGTAAAAAACCCTGGCTTTATATTGCGAGCTCTAGCCATTCTTACTTACCAAAAAAAACAGCCAGCGGCAAAGGTGAGTAAGCCACTGGCTGTATAATGCGCACAGCGTGGTGCGCTGGTCCTCGTCATAATCTGGCCAAATGACCAACCGGAACAGTTAGGGAATCCGGCTGGCCTTTGGGTTAAATTGCAATCACGTTTCAACACACCGACCAGCTTCGAGCTGATTCTGACACCGGACTCGGCCGGCGCACGCGATAAGTGGTTTCCTTTCATTAAAAGGAGGGCCGTACGAAATCTATTCATTTTTTTTGATTTTGGCTTCTCGTGCATTGATTTGACCTTGCTCTTAAGTTCCATCAAGCTGGCAATGCACTGTTGAATATCATTCTCTGTTTGATTCAATTCCTCTGAATCAATGATTCCATCGTTTTCGAGAGCATTTTTTAGGTTGTTCGCTAAGATGCCTTTCTTGCTGATGATTTTTAATATCTGAGCAAGCAATGCATCATCATTAATATCATCGGAATCACCTGGAATTCGATACGCCACATAACCGTGGCGCCACATAAACGACCTTATAGCCAGATCAACCATTTGATCGCGCCCGGAATCGGAGAGCAATTCAATGATTTGAGATGCTTCCTCGTAATTCAGGTGATGAGAATCGACCGCGCGCCGAAGTTTTTTGTAAAGCACGTTGGGCGAAATCCCCATGCGTGCCGCTAAAGCTTCAACCCCACCAGGATAAGACCTGGCGGCGATATAAAGCGCATCGTGCTTATTCAATTCGTTGTATTTGCAAGTCATTGGCAAAACCTCTTTTCTATTGCCGTATTCATATAATGTTTTTCGTGCAAGCATGTAACCATAGAATTATCGGGGGATTGTCATGCTGCTTTTTTTGAGTCTTGTTTTAATTCTGGCCACCATTTTTGCCAGTCGTCCGGGCGCAGATCGATCCGCGTCATTGGATCGAGTGTGTCAGCCAGCATTGATTCGATCCTTCTGCAATGTTCGCTTGGTATTCCGCTAACACCCCAAGAATGAATAGCTCCTTTAGACACATTGAACATTTTTGCCAGATCGGTTTTTCTGATCCCGAGAGCGGTAACTATCCGATTAACAATAATTTTTTTACTTTTGCTCATGATTAATTCTTTGAATATTCAAAACACACAGGCAAAGGATAGTTTTTCTATACCTAGAAGTCAAGAAAAAATAGATTGCAATCGTTTAGAATATCTATACATTAACCACATGAATGACATTGCAATCAATATCCCGGACTTCATTAAAGCGGTTAGGGCAAAGCTCGGATTGACACAGCTTCAGCTCGCCGATCTGATGAATTGCACGAAAGGGAATATCAATTCATGGGAAAAAGGACGGCACGAACCTTCTTACAGTCAGCTTGTAAAGCTCTCAAGAAAATCAGGGATCCCATTGCCGCACGATCAGGACAATCAATTGGCTTTAATGCTTGGTGTTAACCTGGATGAACTGGATATGGATCAAGTAGAAATAATAAAAAGTACAACCAAAATTCCAAAGGGAAACAGACTCCAGGCACGAAAAATCATTGGAACTTTTACTGAGGATGATCTCGAAAAAGAACTCAATAAATGAAGATGTTGTATTTCTTTCTGACTGGTGCAAAGTAGAACGATGCAGATGCAAAACAGGCAATGAGAAATGAAGAACATCGCAAAACAAATCACAGCGATTATTTTGATCTTAATTACCCCTGGCTGCGTTTCGATGTATGCAGATCCCGCTACGCGCCAGATACAGAATAAGCAAACATCAAATTATGGCCTGTGCGAGAAATTAACTATGGCGACACTGGCGCCAGCGGTAATAAGGGAAGAGTGGGCTAAGGAATTGGAGAGCCGTGGAGAAGATTGCAGCAAGCATGCCGCGACATTGAACAATGTACTGATGAGAAAAAAACAGCTCTCTGATAGCGGCACAAGGAACTACGTTCAGCCTGTTTTCCCGCTGTCCGGAACCGGACCGCAAATACACACAAACTGCAATCAACTCGGAAACTTTGTTAACTGCACCTCGCAGTAAAATATTAGGAGCGATATGATGAATAACAAAAAAATATTATTACGATCTTTAAATGCCGCGTTGCTTAGCGCGATTTCCTTTAATGCATGTGCCGATCTCATCACTTTCGATGACATAGATACGTCGATAAGTTCTGCGTTGGTGCCGGACAATTATCGCGGTTTTGAGTGGAGCAATACTTTTGTGGCGATAAACGGAACTAAGCCACTATGGGTGGGAACGGGTTATGAGCATGGCATGGTATCCGGACCAAATGTCGGCGTAAATGGCGGCGGTGATTCGGTCTACTTTTCAAGCAAAACCCCGTTTGATTTACATTCTATGTACGTCACAAAGGCATGGCATGACGGAATTACTCATTTTGATGGATATATTGGAACAACGCTCACCTACTCTGTAGATGTATTTTCAACAACACTAGCACCAACTTTCGTCACATTCGATTGGAGCGGAATCAATAAAGTGGTTATGTCGGACGGCGATTACACCATGCAATCGGCCATTGACAACATAGATTATGTATTGCTTGACCCGATTCCGGATCCTGCTCCAAATCCAGTTCCAGAACCACAAACTTACGCAATGCTTATAGCTGGTATAGGAATACTAGGCATCGCGCGAACGTATCGAATAAAAGCGTCATAGAAACGCTTACTCATCCAAATTAAACCCGCTTCGGCGGGTTTTTTATTGCCTAAATTTTAATCGAATAAGAAACCGTAAGCAGGAAGTATATTTTTTCTTGACTTTATTTGTATATATTTTCTATACTATAAACATCAACCAGCCACCATAAGTCGTGAAAGCAGGTGAGGTTGATAATCAAAACTACTTTGGAGAATCTCATGAAAAAAATTGTAATTGCTTTATTGATGTTGATTGCCGCGCCGGTTATGGCGGCTGACTACTGGAAAATGACCGGTGTCATGGCGGTTTATTCCGGCCAGTTTGGCAGTCCTTACTCAGCGCCAATAGTTAACGAAACACGCTATAAATCAGAAAAACTGTGCGATGCGGCAATCAACCAGATCACCCAGTCTCACCCGAGATACACATCAATAAACAGCGAAGGCGTGATGCTGCCAGCAAGTAAAGCCACCAACGGCTGGGTTGCTGTCGCGGCTGCTTGCATCAAACAGACTGAATAATCCCAAGGCTACCTCCTTAAGCCGTGCACTCGGTGGGGCCTGTGGAATCCAGGCGAACGAATCAACTAACAGCGTGAGGTAAGAGATGATCAAGTGCAGGGTGCAAGTGATAACAAAAGATTTTAGATACCACTATTCCGGAATATTTCAATCAACGTGGCATGCGATGGTGGATGCCGCGGCAAAGGTAACCAATCCCGTGCGATTGATAACTGTGCAGGTGATCCGGAATATTTCAATCAACGTGGCATGCGATGGTGGATGCCGCGGCAAAGGTAACCAATCCCGTGCGATTGATAACTGTGCAGGTGATCAAATGAGCATGCCAGTCATGAAATTATCACAGCAAGCCGTGGCGCTTCGCATCCGCGAAAACGAGTGGGACGCCTTGGAGCGTGATCTGGATAATCTGGTGTTAAACCGCAGCTATCCACTAGATATTCCAAAAATGCTTGAGTGTATCCAGGAATCGCTAACAAAGCGGCAAGGATTCATACCGGCAAACACTATTGAGCACGTCAATATTCAGCAGGATGTAAACGTGCTCGAAGCGCTAATTAACAACATGACGCTGAATCATGAAACGGATGGTTTGATGCAGCGCGCAGTGAAGCTGGAAGATTTAAAAATCGCCGTTTCAAAGGTTGGACTGACGGCATGAAAAACGATTTTAAATCATTGGTTGATGCGGTTTTTGCGATCTGCGCGCTGTTCTTTGCTTTATCACTGACACATGACTAAGCAACTATCCAATGCTGACCATGCTTTCAAACATGGTGTTGCAGCATATGACAATGGCTGCCCAATAAGCAGCAATCCGTACGATAGAGAGCATGAAACAGAATTGTTCGTTTCATGGCTGGACGGATGGCGGCATGAACGAAATTATTATGAGGGGGAATTGTGAACGCACAAATTGAAGAAGTTTTGGAGATGGATCGCCGGACATACATCGGCGGCAGCGATGTTGCGGCTATTCTTGGCGTATCGCCGTGGAAGTCAAAATTTGCGCTGTATCAGCAAAAAATAAGTGAATGGCAGGATGAAATTACGCCACAGAAAGAACGGATTTTTGCTCGCGGCAAGCGCTGGGAACCGGTCGTAATGGAAATGCTGATCGATGAGCTGGAGGATCGCGGCCATGAGGTTCGTGTAGTGGCGCGAAACAACCGGATTAAAGACATCGATCATGATTTCATCGCGGCAGAAATCGATATGGAATTAATGGTTGATGGCGAATTGATCAACGGTGAAATGAAAACCGTACACCCGTTCGCTGCGAAAGATTGGGGAGAGCCTGGAACCGATGAAATACCGATTTACTACACGGCACAAGTGCTACACGGGCAGATGGTGGCACGCAGGAGCAAAACCGTTGTTGCTGCGCTGATTGGTGCCGACGACCTGAGGGTTCACTTCGTCAATCGTGACGAAGAGATGATCAACATTATCCGGAACGCTGAAGTTGAGTTCTGGAACATGGTGCAAAACCGTATTTCGCCTGATCCGGTGACTATCGATGACATTAACCGGTTATACCGGATCGACTCGGGGAAAATCATTGAGGCTGATACAGAGTTGTTTACGCTATACACCGAGCTGGTGCATGTAAATGAAGATTTGAAAGCCAATGATGCGCACGCTGAAACGCTTAAATCACGCATCAAGGCACGAATGGGTGAAGCGGCATTGTTGATGCATAACGGGCAAAAGCTGGTGTCGTGGAAAACTAACAAGGAAAGCAGCAAAACTGATTGGAAGCAAGCATTTAATTTCGCGTTCTCATCTCCAGAATTTGCACAAGGATTAGGAAGAGATGAAGTTATAAAAAGATTCACTGACACAAAACCCGGCGCAAGACCATTTTTGTTGAAATAAATTAAGGAAAAATCATGAGTACAGCAGCATTAAAAACAGCAGTTAAAGGCGAAGTTTTAGACAAACCAAAAGACATCGGTGAGTTATCGAAATTTCTGGCAGGACGCCTTGGACAAATAAAATCGGTTGTAGCAAGCAATGTAACACCTGAAAAAATGGCCCGGATTGCGCTGAACGAATTACGCAGCAATTCCTATCTGGCAAAAATAGCATTGCAGAACCCTGCAAGCTTTGTGAATGCTGTCCTGCAAGCCTCTCACCTAGGACTTGAAATTGGTGGAGCGCTTGGCCAAGCGTATCTTGTCCCATACAAGGGCGAAATAAAAATGATGCCTGGGTATCGCGGACTTATATCGCTATCCAGAAGATCGGGAGAGATCAGCAACATCAATGCCTATGTTGTGTACGAGCATGATGAGTTTGACATGGAACTCGGGCTTGAAATCAAAGTACGCCACAAGCCAAAAATTACAGGTGCGCGCGGAGAACCAGTACTGGTTTACATGATTGCTCACTTTAAGGATGGCGGAAATCACTTTGAATGGATGACCATCGATGAGGTTATGAGCATTAAGGCGCGTAGTTCTGCGGTGAAATCTGGCGGACAAACACCGTGGGACACTGACCGCGATGAAATGATTAAAAAAACCGTAATCCGTCGCGGCTGGAAGTATCTTCCAATGTCGATTGAAATGATGAATCTTGAGAAGATCGAAGCAGCAACAGAGCAAGATAAAAACGTAATTATTGACGGAGATTCTTTCATTATCGATGGATCAACAGGCGAAATAGTTGAAACAAAACCAACCGACGAACCAAAGCAAATCACACACGATCAGCCAATTGTAACCGGCGAAATACCTTCGGAGGAAGAGCAGGAAGCCATTAAGCGGAAATTGATCGCCGAAGCAGAAGCAGAAAAAGCAGCGGGCGATAAAAAATCAAAGCAAAGTTTTAACGTGGAGTGATCTACCGTGAGCATGCAACAACAAAACAAACTGCTTCAATGGTTCGGAATATGCCCACCTGGATTTTCTCCTGATGTAAAATCAGTCTCGCGCAAAGGTAACTGCATCATAGAAGATCGACTGAAGCCAACACGGGATTTAAGAAAAGATATTCAGGCAAAGATAGAGAGCGGAATTGTCGGGCGCGGAATTATTTACAAAGAGCTTTTGAAAGAAGGGAAAATTCCGGTTAAAGACGGCAAGCCAATGGAAATAAAAGCATTCGGATTGCATCTTGCAAAGGTAATTAAAAAACTGGAAGAAACGCGCAATTTTGACAAAAATTCACTTCCGTCTGGGAAAAAAGCAAAAGAAATATTGAGGCTATTTGATAGCGGAGTTTCAGAAATCGACATTATGCATGTTCACGGATTCGCGCGATGCACCACTTACGCAACCCTTGTTAAATTTGGACGAATCAAGAAAAGAAATCATGCAAACAGCATCAGAAAAGACCGGCAAAAAATGCCTAAAATAACTCAAATGCTTAAAGATGGCCGCAATATAACTGACATTTGCAATCAGTTGGGCACATCAAGGAAATACGTTAACGATGTGATCAGGTATCGCAGAAAAGCGTTCAGATTGCTCGAAAACGAATCAGCGAAAAACGCTCTCGAGCTTTGCCAGCTTATTCCGCTAAGCAATGTATATGCTGAGTCATTGATAAGAGAATTCCTGGAGCTAAAAAATGAGCCAGCAAGTACAAGACCTGTTTGATGATGAGGCGGAATTTCAGGAATTACTAGATACCGCAAAAAATAATGCAGCAAACGATTGGGAGGAAAATTTCATTGCACAGCAAATAGACAAATTCTCGCAGTTTGGGCGGCGGATGTATTTATCGGACTTGCAGCTTGAGCACATAAACCGCATTGCCGGTGATCAGTAACGATAGATTACAACTTAACAAGGACAAAGAATCATGAAAAATTTAACGATATTTAGCAATCATCCAAGTTGGATACCAGATTTTAGCTTGCTCGATAAAAATTTATCGATACCAGGAAAGCTTGGTTATTCGTGGAAAGTTTTACGTGATGGTTTGCCATACATCAGAATTGGAGAAAACATTATTTTGACGTGTGAGCTACAGAAAAAGCTGATACCGGCTCAGGTAGTAGCTGATGAAGTCAAGAAAAGATTAGCAGAATTAAAAAAAGAACAAGGTTTCAAGCCAGGTAAGAAGCAAGCGCAAGACGTAAAAGAAGCAATTCTCATCAAACTGCATGAACAAGCATTTGTGACGAGTAAGTTGATAAATGTATGGATAAACGAAAAGCACAAAACGTTATGCGTTGAATCAACTAGCAAAGGTTTGGTTGACGATGTAATTAAACGTTTGGTAAGGGATATTGAATATCACGGCAAACCAATCGAAGTTAGTAATAGTGTGATTGGTTTTATGCGCAAGATTATCTTAGATGATCATGCGATGGCAGGATCAATACTCAGAATCGGAAGCAATCTTGTGTTGCAAGATGATGAGAACAAAAAGCAGATTAGCTATAAAAATGAAGATATTGTGACTGAAGAAATAAAAAATCATTTATTCCAAGGGAAAACTCCAAAAAGAATAGAACTTGAAATAATGAGGAAATGCGTTTCTTTTGAAATTGATGAGAACCTTATCATCAGCAAAATCAATATTGATGACGTAAAAATCGAAAGATCAGATTATGAAAATGAAGATGATTATTTTGATTCGTTATTTGCGATGCATTCGGCTCAATGCATGGAAATAATCACATCGCTTTTGGATGTTTTGGGTGAAGTTGATCAATTCCAAGAAGCAGAAACAACCGAAGAGGAAATGCAGCAATCGTATGAAGATGGTTACTTAGCAGCGGCGCAAGGCAAGCAGAAAAGTGATTGCCCTATCATCCGCTCGGAATTGGTTGCTGAATGGGTGCGCGGCTTTGATACGTGGCATGAAGAAAACCAAGCCACACAGGAAGAGGTTGCTTAATCATGAAAATCAACAAAATATCATCATTCGGAAATGTGGCAGTGCGCAATGCTGAGATTAACCTACGCGCACCGATCGCACTGATCTGCGGCAGCAACCGGGCCGGGAAAACCAGCCTAAGAAACGGCATTATCCACGCTCTTACCGGCAAAACGGATACGGTATCGCTCAAGAAAGACTGGCCGCTGCTGATCAATAAGCATGACAATAATTTGATCGGCTACACACTGGTAAATTTCGACGACGACAAAACCGCTTGCATCAATCTGCACAACGGCGTTCATGAGCTAAAAACACCGCTGCATTCCGCCTTGCCATACGTGCTTAATCCGTCGCTGTTCGGCAGCATCACACCGGATGAGCGGCGCAGTCTTCTGTTCGATCTAGGAAACCTGCGCAGCGACGGATCGGAAGTAAAGCAAAAGCTTCTTGATCGCGGTTGCGATCCGGCCAAGGTTGATCAGGTGTTGCCATTCCTGAAATCAAGCTTCGACAGCGCGGCAAAGCATGCGGAAGAAAACGTAAAGCAAGCGCGCGCTAATTGGAAAGCTGTCACCGGGGAGATTTACGGCGACAAAAAGGCGGAAGGATGGAAAGCACCGCAGCCACCAGCTATTGATAATGTCTCGAAAGAAGAAGTCTCCGATTACTTGTTAAAAATAGACGCTGAACTGGACGCTGCAAATCAAGAGCTGGGGAAACTGCAAGCACAATTCAACGGTGCGGCAGCCCGCAACGCTGAAATTGTAAGACTGCGTACCGAGCACGAAAAATTTGACCGGATCAGAACCAAGCTGGACAAAGACCGGCAGGAAGTGGCTATGTGGATGGTCAAAGTTGATGACACGCGCTTGATAGCCAATGGATCAAAACCAGGTGCAATTTCTTGCTCATGCCCATCTTGCGGAACTGAGCTCGTATTTGATGGTGAAAAACTGATCGAGCGCGGCGGCGATTTGCATGGTGATGAAGATGCTGCCATGAACTTGAAAACGTATGAAGCAACTCTCGAATTGCTCAAAAAATCTGTGGCAAGCGGTGAGCGCGATCTTGTAACCGCGACTGCAGCCGGTGAAAGAATTGCGGTAATGGAAGCCGAGAACAAATCCGCTCCAGATGAACAGGCATTGGTAGCGCTTAAAGCCAATATAGAAGTAATGAAAACATCGCGCAAAGATGCTAAAACAAAGCTGGATGAAATAGAAAGAAATGTGAGACTGGCCAGCGAAGCTGAAGCAAAAACAAAAAAAGCGGCAGAGCACCATGTCAGCTTGCAGGAATGGGACAAAATAGCCTCAGCACTGGCGCCGAATGGGATCCCAAGTGAAATGCTTAGTGCATCACTTGATCCAATAAACAAAAGGATTACAGAAAGCGTAAAAAGACTCGGATTTTACGGTGATGTTTTCATCACTCCTGATATGACGATTTTGGAGGATGATTGCAAGCTGTACTCGCTGAGTTCAAAAGCTACGCGCTTGCTGATCGATTCAATGATTGCCGAGGCAATTAGCCATGTATCAGGGATCAAGTTCTTTATGGTCGACGAATTTGACCTGCTGGACATGCAAAGCCGCAGCAATTACCTGAATTGGCTGATTGAGCTGGCAGAGAAAAATGAAATAGACACGGCGATCATCTTCGGCACGCTGAAGCAACCTCCAAAACTTCCGCCGCAATTCTCGGTGCATTGGTTGCAGGATGGGGTTATTGCCGGTCATGTTGCTGAGGTGGCGGCATGAGAAAAGTAAATGCACGCGACTGGAAAACCGGTGAATTAATCCATGAAAACGTTACTTTTCATCAGTTCGGCCTTGAACTTGTAGAGTACGACACAGGTGGCCAAAGCTGCAGCGTAGCAATTCTTGAATTGCACGATGGGACTGTTACCACATGGTCACCCAATCATATTCAATTCATCGAACCTGCGTCGAGCGAATCATGAGCACACCAAAAGAACGCTCAATTCTGTTTTCTCAGCCGATGGTACTGGCTATTCTGGATGACAGAAAAACCCATACTCGCCGGATCGTTAGAAACCAGCCAGTAATTGATGAGAATGGTTACATTCGTGACAGCTATTGGCTTAATAAACCTTTTGATGGCCTGTTGCTACCAAAAATAGATGATCTCGTCATGTACTGCCCGTACGGCAAACCAGGTGACAGGCTTTGGGTGAGGGAGACATTTCAGCCATTGTTTGCCGAAGGCATTGAATATCATTCCGAAACAAACTTTAAAACCGGGGACGGATACAAAATAAGTTATCCGGCGACAGATGGAATCCTGGAATTTGTCGACCCAGACGACAACATAAGTACCGCATGCATGCCATCAATCCATATGCCGCGCTGGGCAAGCCGTATCTCGCTCGAAATAACCGGTATCCGTGTTGAGCGGTTGCAGGATATTAGTGAAGATGATGCAAAATCTGAAGGCAGTTATGTTTGCGATTACCACGGAAGAATTATGCTTGATCAGCGCAGCAATCAGGGCTGCTACAAATGGGGCTATCGATCGTTATGGGAATCAATCAACGGCAAAGGATCGTGGGATCTGAATCCTTTTGTTTGGGTGGTTGAGTTTAAAAGGATTAAGTCTGATCGGGAGGCGGTATGAACAACGGTCCTATAATTTACGTAGCGTCACGAGCCAGCATTCCAGAACGTCCGGCTATGTGGCGCGCACTTCGCGCTCAAGGATTAAGAATTTCTTCGTCATGGATTGACGAAGCAGAGGAAGGTCAAACTGATGACTTCGCCGATTTGTGGCATCGAATAGAATCTGAAATACGCAGCAGCAACGGGCTTATCCTATACGCCGAAAAAAATGATTTCCCGCTCAAGGGAGCATTGATCGAAGCTGGAATGGCGATAGGCATGGGAAAACCAGTAGCCGTAGTTCTGCCGGGAGAGCCTTTCTTTGAACCACCTACTTACCGCCCAATTGGATCATATGGTTGCATCATGATAGATGCGAGATATTTTGGACTATAGAGCAGGCCATCGCGTGGATCTCTAAACAATGATCAAAGAAACCATATTTTCACCCTGCCGCAATTACCGGT
The nucleotide sequence above comes from Gammaproteobacteria bacterium. Encoded proteins:
- a CDS encoding YqaJ viral recombinase family protein, encoding MNAQIEEVLEMDRRTYIGGSDVAAILGVSPWKSKFALYQQKISEWQDEITPQKERIFARGKRWEPVVMEMLIDELEDRGHEVRVVARNNRIKDIDHDFIAAEIDMELMVDGELINGEMKTVHPFAAKDWGEPGTDEIPIYYTAQVLHGQMVARRSKTVVAALIGADDLRVHFVNRDEEMINIIRNAEVEFWNMVQNRISPDPVTIDDINRLYRIDSGKIIEADTELFTLYTELVHVNEDLKANDAHAETLKSRIKARMGEAALLMHNGQKLVSWKTNKESSKTDWKQAFNFAFSSPEFAQGLGRDEVIKRFTDTKPGARPFLLK
- a CDS encoding recombinase RecT, which codes for MSTAALKTAVKGEVLDKPKDIGELSKFLAGRLGQIKSVVASNVTPEKMARIALNELRSNSYLAKIALQNPASFVNAVLQASHLGLEIGGALGQAYLVPYKGEIKMMPGYRGLISLSRRSGEISNINAYVVYEHDEFDMELGLEIKVRHKPKITGARGEPVLVYMIAHFKDGGNHFEWMTIDEVMSIKARSSAVKSGGQTPWDTDRDEMIKKTVIRRGWKYLPMSIEMMNLEKIEAATEQDKNVIIDGDSFIIDGSTGEIVETKPTDEPKQITHDQPIVTGEIPSEEEQEAIKRKLIAEAEAEKAAGDKKSKQSFNVE
- a CDS encoding PEP-CTERM sorting domain-containing protein, with protein sequence MMNNKKILLRSLNAALLSAISFNACADLITFDDIDTSISSALVPDNYRGFEWSNTFVAINGTKPLWVGTGYEHGMVSGPNVGVNGGGDSVYFSSKTPFDLHSMYVTKAWHDGITHFDGYIGTTLTYSVDVFSTTLAPTFVTFDWSGINKVVMSDGDYTMQSAIDNIDYVLLDPIPDPAPNPVPEPQTYAMLIAGIGILGIARTYRIKAS
- the rdgC gene encoding recombination-associated protein RdgC: MKNLTIFSNHPSWIPDFSLLDKNLSIPGKLGYSWKVLRDGLPYIRIGENIILTCELQKKLIPAQVVADEVKKRLAELKKEQGFKPGKKQAQDVKEAILIKLHEQAFVTSKLINVWINEKHKTLCVESTSKGLVDDVIKRLVRDIEYHGKPIEVSNSVIGFMRKIILDDHAMAGSILRIGSNLVLQDDENKKQISYKNEDIVTEEIKNHLFQGKTPKRIELEIMRKCVSFEIDENLIISKINIDDVKIERSDYENEDDYFDSLFAMHSAQCMEIITSLLDVLGEVDQFQEAETTEEEMQQSYEDGYLAAAQGKQKSDCPIIRSELVAEWVRGFDTWHEENQATQEEVA
- a CDS encoding helix-turn-helix transcriptional regulator, yielding MNIQNTQAKDSFSIPRSQEKIDCNRLEYLYINHMNDIAINIPDFIKAVRAKLGLTQLQLADLMNCTKGNINSWEKGRHEPSYSQLVKLSRKSGIPLPHDQDNQLALMLGVNLDELDMDQVEIIKSTTKIPKGNRLQARKIIGTFTEDDLEKELNK
- a CDS encoding helix-turn-helix domain-containing protein, which encodes MSKSKKIIVNRIVTALGIRKTDLAKMFNVSKGAIHSWGVSGIPSEHCRRIESMLADTLDPMTRIDLRPDDWQKWWPELKQDSKKAA
- a CDS encoding AAA family ATPase encodes the protein MKINKISSFGNVAVRNAEINLRAPIALICGSNRAGKTSLRNGIIHALTGKTDTVSLKKDWPLLINKHDNNLIGYTLVNFDDDKTACINLHNGVHELKTPLHSALPYVLNPSLFGSITPDERRSLLFDLGNLRSDGSEVKQKLLDRGCDPAKVDQVLPFLKSSFDSAAKHAEENVKQARANWKAVTGEIYGDKKAEGWKAPQPPAIDNVSKEEVSDYLLKIDAELDAANQELGKLQAQFNGAAARNAEIVRLRTEHEKFDRIRTKLDKDRQEVAMWMVKVDDTRLIANGSKPGAISCSCPSCGTELVFDGEKLIERGGDLHGDEDAAMNLKTYEATLELLKKSVASGERDLVTATAAGERIAVMEAENKSAPDEQALVALKANIEVMKTSRKDAKTKLDEIERNVRLASEAEAKTKKAAEHHVSLQEWDKIASALAPNGIPSEMLSASLDPINKRITESVKRLGFYGDVFITPDMTILEDDCKLYSLSSKATRLLIDSMIAEAISHVSGIKFFMVDEFDLLDMQSRSNYLNWLIELAEKNEIDTAIIFGTLKQPPKLPPQFSVHWLQDGVIAGHVAEVAA